In Mongoliitalea daihaiensis, one DNA window encodes the following:
- the uvrC gene encoding excinuclease ABC subunit UvrC has translation MEAFSYAVSDYLQLPDLPGVYKYYNVEQDLIYVGKAKSLKKRVASYFSKAQGINHKTKRMVREIQRIEITIVNTEFDALLLENNLIKKSQPKYNILLKDDKTYPYLLITKENYPRIFPTRKLIPHRGTYFGPFASVKAMNNVLELIRSLFTIRTCKLDLSPYKIGEQKYKVCLEYHIGNCLGPCEGLQKESEYMEDLEHAKHILKGNMGLAKGFFRKRMQEAAENLAFEKAQYFKEKLDSLERYQAKSLVVNPSIADCDVFTLETDEKLAYVNYLKVKNGSIIITKTVELRKKLDESDTDLLLTAIVRLRDQFNSDSPEILTNITLEETYDGLNIHTPKIGDKKKLVDLSLKNTKFYKKEKLLTSGEVVDKKNRVLKQLQADLSLKELPDHIECFDNSNIQGTNPVASMVYFKNGKPSTKDYRHYHIKTVEGPNDFASMTEVVGRRYKRVLEEGLPLPKLIVIDGGKGQLSSSVEALKELGLYGKIPIIGIAKRLEEIYFPEDQYPLHIDKKSESLRLLQRVRDEAHRFAITFHRDVRSKKAFNTSLTDIPGIGKTIAEKLLKKFKSLKQLETVSLEELEEVIGKSKASLVYEAMQVKKAGY, from the coding sequence ATGGAAGCATTTTCATACGCTGTATCGGATTATTTGCAATTGCCTGACTTACCAGGTGTGTATAAATATTACAATGTAGAGCAGGATCTTATCTATGTAGGAAAAGCCAAAAGTTTGAAGAAAAGAGTGGCCTCTTATTTTTCAAAAGCACAGGGGATCAACCACAAAACCAAACGCATGGTGCGGGAAATCCAACGGATTGAAATCACCATAGTCAATACGGAGTTTGATGCACTGTTATTAGAAAATAACCTGATCAAAAAAAGTCAGCCAAAGTATAACATTCTTTTAAAGGATGATAAAACCTACCCTTATCTTTTAATCACCAAGGAAAATTATCCAAGAATCTTCCCTACAAGAAAACTGATTCCACACAGAGGGACTTACTTCGGCCCATTTGCAAGTGTCAAGGCAATGAATAATGTCTTAGAACTCATCAGAAGTTTATTCACCATACGGACCTGTAAGTTAGATTTGAGCCCTTACAAAATCGGGGAACAGAAATACAAAGTATGTTTGGAATACCATATTGGAAATTGCTTGGGACCTTGCGAAGGCCTCCAAAAAGAAAGTGAATACATGGAAGACTTGGAGCATGCAAAGCATATTCTTAAAGGAAATATGGGCCTAGCCAAAGGCTTTTTCAGAAAACGCATGCAGGAAGCTGCTGAAAATCTAGCATTTGAAAAGGCTCAATACTTCAAGGAGAAGCTCGATTCATTAGAAAGATATCAGGCTAAATCTCTTGTCGTCAATCCCTCGATTGCTGATTGTGATGTGTTTACATTGGAAACCGACGAGAAACTAGCCTATGTCAATTACCTCAAAGTAAAAAATGGCTCAATCATCATTACCAAAACAGTAGAACTTAGGAAAAAACTCGATGAATCAGACACTGATCTATTACTGACAGCAATTGTCAGACTCAGAGATCAGTTTAATTCCGATTCACCAGAAATTCTAACTAATATTACTCTAGAAGAAACTTATGATGGGCTAAACATACATACTCCCAAGATTGGTGACAAGAAAAAGCTAGTGGACTTGTCACTTAAAAACACAAAATTTTATAAAAAAGAAAAGTTATTGACTTCCGGTGAGGTGGTAGATAAAAAGAACCGGGTACTCAAACAGTTGCAAGCAGATTTGTCCCTAAAAGAACTACCGGACCATATCGAATGCTTTGATAACTCTAATATCCAAGGGACCAACCCTGTCGCTTCCATGGTGTATTTCAAAAATGGAAAACCATCCACTAAAGATTATCGTCATTACCATATCAAAACAGTGGAAGGACCCAATGATTTTGCCTCCATGACTGAAGTAGTAGGTCGTAGATATAAACGTGTGTTGGAAGAAGGATTGCCTCTTCCCAAACTAATCGTCATTGACGGAGGGAAAGGTCAACTATCCTCTTCCGTAGAAGCATTGAAAGAACTCGGATTGTATGGGAAAATTCCTATCATTGGGATTGCAAAAAGATTAGAAGAAATCTATTTTCCAGAAGATCAGTATCCCTTGCATATAGATAAAAAATCCGAATCCCTGCGCTTACTTCAACGAGTGAGAGATGAAGCACACAGATTTGCTATTACGTTCCATCGCGATGTCAGAAGCAAGAAAGCGTTTAATACTTCCTTAACAGATATCCCAGGAATTGGGAAAACTATAGCAGAAAAACTTTTAAAGAAATTTAAATCACTTAAACAGCTTGAAACTGTAAGTTTGGAAGAATTGGAAGAGGTGATTGGCAAAAGTAAAGCTTCTCTTGTCTATGAAGCAATGCAAGTAAAAAAAGCGGGCTATTAA
- the porN gene encoding type IX secretion system ring subunit PorN/GldN, producing the protein MKRTSKIIALFTLTMVFVLEGFAQTATSVQPSRYGDRSFKMDTVFSIKPMREDDKMFTIDVWRRIDLREKYNIPLYGTGDAKNDGIVSNIYKAIVEENAFEVYADEAFTRPMSISEFQSEFWLNALGDSIFVKQLYYLDFKEDFIIDKHHSQAKFDIKYFELVMPSLTNANAGQKSIGFIKFKDFYNHFKDHPDAKWFNFQNTSKNLTYDQVFDVRLFRSVVRKYTNQGDELLIDLVDPNNPNAELQAFLDALEFEYKLLEYENGLWEW; encoded by the coding sequence ATGAAAAGAACAAGTAAAATTATCGCACTCTTCACATTGACAATGGTCTTTGTGTTAGAAGGATTCGCACAGACGGCAACGAGTGTGCAGCCTTCACGGTATGGGGACAGAAGCTTCAAGATGGACACTGTCTTCTCCATTAAACCAATGAGGGAAGACGATAAGATGTTCACAATTGACGTTTGGAGAAGGATTGACCTGCGTGAAAAGTATAATATTCCATTGTACGGGACAGGTGATGCCAAAAATGATGGTATTGTTTCCAATATCTATAAAGCTATAGTTGAGGAAAATGCATTTGAAGTGTATGCTGATGAGGCATTTACAAGGCCAATGTCTATTTCTGAATTCCAATCAGAGTTTTGGTTAAATGCTTTAGGAGATTCAATCTTTGTTAAACAGCTATATTATCTGGATTTTAAAGAAGATTTTATCATTGACAAGCATCATTCACAAGCCAAATTCGACATCAAATACTTCGAATTGGTCATGCCTTCCCTAACGAATGCTAATGCAGGTCAGAAGTCTATTGGATTCATCAAATTCAAAGATTTTTACAATCACTTCAAGGATCATCCGGATGCAAAATGGTTTAACTTCCAAAACACATCTAAAAATTTAACCTACGATCAGGTGTTTGATGTGAGGTTGTTTAGATCTGTTGTTAGAAAATATACCAACCAAGGAGATGAATTGTTAATCGATTTGGTAGATCCTAATAATCCAAATGCAGAACTTCAGGCATTCTTAGATGCCTTGGAATTTGAATACAAACTTCTAGAGTACGAAAACGGGCTTTGGGAATGGTAA
- a CDS encoding penicillin-binding protein 1A: MTQKIIKFLWASFVLGVVGFILFIWAVSGNFLGLFGPLPDFKTLENPQSELASSLYSADGVLLGNYFRENRSPVTYNELAPNLVNALIATEDVRFENHSGIDFQSMGRVLFKSLILRQGAGGGSTLSQQTAKNLFKTRNLESQGVLSRVPGLRMLIIKVKEWIVAAKLERSYTKDEILTLYLNTSEFGSNAYGIKTAANTFFNKNPNELEIQESAVLVGLFKAPTYYSPVFNPDNSLRRRNTVLFQMEKYGFISRVERDSLVQLPIELDYKVSNQNQGLATHFREVIKADLIKWARETLKPDGTPYDLFGDGLKIYATIDSRMQRYAEESLDEHMRELQKKFEREMGNRDPWIDNNGQVIPNFLDNAVKRIDVYRNLVTRYGANSDSLQIKLNEKKRMRVFSWEHGEIDTLFSTMDSLRYYKKFLRGGFVSLEAESGHIKAWVGGLNHKYFKFDHVKQGKRQPGSTFKAFVYAAAIENGYSPCYQVIDQPVEINIPGQPAWVPKNADNKFSYESMTIRKAMAQSINSITAFMMKKLSPKIVVETAKRIGITSDLEEVPALALGTSDVSIYEMVGAFGTFVNQGEHITPFYIDRIEDKNGNLIQQFTPKKRAAMSEEHAYLMLYMLRGGFEESRGTSQGVPWTLRDEGNELGGKTGTTQNASDGWYIGVSKDLVSGAWVGGDDRAIHFRSWTSGQGGQTARPIWVKYMAKVYADPTLGYTKGPFRRPERPLSIEIDCDRYEMDSNKFSDFDFDPRKSDF; the protein is encoded by the coding sequence AACTTGCTTCCTCTCTTTATTCGGCTGATGGCGTCCTATTGGGGAATTATTTTCGGGAAAATAGAAGTCCAGTAACTTATAACGAGTTAGCACCTAATTTGGTCAATGCGCTGATTGCAACGGAGGATGTTAGATTTGAAAATCACTCTGGTATAGACTTTCAAAGTATGGGAAGGGTGCTGTTTAAATCGCTTATCTTAAGACAAGGGGCCGGAGGAGGCAGTACACTTTCTCAACAAACTGCTAAAAACTTATTCAAGACGAGAAACTTGGAATCGCAAGGTGTACTGAGTAGAGTGCCTGGCTTGAGAATGCTCATCATCAAAGTGAAAGAGTGGATTGTGGCAGCAAAACTTGAACGCTCCTACACCAAGGATGAAATTTTGACGCTTTACCTCAATACTTCTGAATTTGGAAGCAACGCTTATGGCATCAAGACAGCCGCAAACACCTTCTTCAATAAAAACCCAAACGAATTAGAAATTCAGGAATCAGCAGTTTTAGTAGGCTTATTTAAAGCCCCCACCTATTACAGTCCAGTTTTCAACCCAGATAACTCCTTACGTAGACGAAACACTGTGTTATTTCAAATGGAAAAATACGGGTTTATTAGTAGGGTTGAAAGAGATTCATTGGTACAGCTTCCTATTGAATTAGACTATAAGGTATCGAATCAAAATCAGGGATTGGCTACCCACTTCCGTGAAGTGATAAAAGCAGACTTGATCAAGTGGGCCAGAGAAACCCTCAAGCCTGATGGGACCCCTTATGACCTCTTTGGAGATGGATTGAAAATTTATGCAACGATAGATAGCAGAATGCAACGCTATGCAGAAGAATCCTTGGATGAACACATGAGGGAATTACAGAAAAAATTTGAGCGGGAAATGGGTAATCGTGACCCTTGGATAGATAATAATGGACAAGTAATTCCTAATTTCCTAGACAATGCAGTTAAGCGAATCGACGTTTATAGAAACCTTGTCACTAGGTACGGAGCCAATAGCGATTCTCTTCAAATCAAACTCAACGAAAAAAAGCGTATGCGTGTGTTTTCTTGGGAACATGGAGAAATAGACACCTTATTTAGTACCATGGATTCGCTACGTTACTACAAGAAATTCCTAAGGGGTGGATTTGTTTCCCTAGAAGCAGAAAGCGGCCACATTAAAGCTTGGGTGGGAGGCCTTAATCACAAGTACTTCAAGTTTGATCACGTAAAGCAAGGAAAAAGGCAGCCCGGATCAACTTTTAAGGCATTTGTTTATGCCGCAGCTATTGAGAACGGCTACAGCCCATGCTATCAGGTAATTGATCAACCTGTGGAAATCAATATCCCAGGACAGCCTGCATGGGTACCAAAAAATGCAGATAATAAATTTTCCTATGAAAGCATGACGATTCGAAAAGCAATGGCCCAGTCCATCAACTCGATCACTGCATTTATGATGAAAAAATTGAGTCCAAAAATCGTGGTAGAAACTGCCAAGAGAATCGGCATCACTTCAGATTTGGAAGAAGTTCCAGCATTGGCTTTGGGTACATCTGATGTATCCATCTACGAAATGGTAGGTGCCTTTGGAACCTTTGTAAACCAAGGAGAACATATTACTCCATTCTATATTGACAGAATTGAGGATAAAAATGGAAATTTAATCCAACAATTTACGCCGAAAAAACGAGCAGCAATGAGCGAAGAACATGCCTATTTGATGCTCTACATGTTGCGAGGAGGTTTTGAAGAATCCAGAGGAACATCCCAAGGTGTGCCATGGACCTTAAGAGATGAAGGCAACGAATTGGGGGGTAAAACAGGTACTACACAAAATGCCTCCGACGGTTGGTATATAGGTGTAAGCAAAGATTTGGTATCCGGTGCTTGGGTCGGTGGAGATGATCGAGCGATTCACTTCAGAAGCTGGACAAGTGGACAAGGTGGACAAACAGCCCGACCAATCTGGGTAAAATACATGGCAAAAGTGTATGCTGATCCAACTTTAGGTTATACGAAAGGACCATTCCGAAGACCCGAACGACCATTGAGCATAGAAATTGACTGCGACCGCTACGAAATGGACAGTAATAAATTCAGCGATTTCGATTTTGATCCAAGAAAATCTGACTTCTAA